One window from the genome of Chroococcidiopsis sp. TS-821 encodes:
- the typA gene encoding translational GTPase TypA, protein MTLPIRNVAIIAHVDHGKTTLVDALLKQSGIFREGEEIPECVMDSNALERERGITILAKNTAVRYKDTLINIVDTPGHADFGGEVERVLGMVDGCILIVDANEGPMPQTRFVLKKALEKGLRPIVVVNKIDRPQADPHGAVDKVLDLFIELGADDDQCDFPYLFASGLEGYAKDDLDAEGVDMQPLFEAILHHVPPPVGNPDKPLQLQVTTLDYSEYLGRIVIGRIHNGTIRMGQQAALITETGEIVKAKVTKLMGFEGLKRIELQEASAGNIVAVAGFADANIGETITCPNEPQALPLIKVDEPTLQMTFSVNDSPFAGQEGNFVTSRQLRDRLFRELETNVALRIEETDSPDKFLVSGRGELHLGILIETMRREGYEFQVSQPQVIYREVNGQPCEPYEYLVLDVPEDGVGGCIERLGQRRGEMQDMQVGGNGRTQLEFVIPARGLVGFRGEFMRLTRGDGIMNHSFLDYRPLSGEIEARRNGVLIAFEEGTATFYAMKNAEDRGVFFITPGTKVYKGMIVGEHNRPQDLELNVCKTKQLTNHRASSGEELVQLQAPMEMSLERALEYIGPDELVEVTPQSIRLRKMTKKLAKR, encoded by the coding sequence ATGACGCTCCCTATTCGTAATGTTGCCATTATTGCCCACGTTGACCACGGCAAAACTACCCTGGTTGATGCTTTACTTAAACAATCTGGTATTTTTCGCGAAGGGGAAGAGATTCCAGAGTGCGTTATGGATTCTAACGCCTTGGAAAGAGAGCGGGGTATTACAATTCTGGCAAAAAACACAGCAGTTCGCTACAAAGATACATTAATCAATATTGTTGATACTCCAGGACACGCAGATTTCGGCGGCGAAGTTGAGCGCGTTCTAGGGATGGTTGATGGTTGTATCCTGATTGTGGATGCGAACGAAGGACCTATGCCACAAACACGCTTTGTTTTGAAAAAAGCGCTAGAAAAAGGCTTACGTCCGATTGTAGTCGTTAACAAAATTGACCGTCCGCAAGCTGATCCGCATGGCGCAGTTGATAAAGTATTAGATTTGTTTATCGAGTTAGGCGCAGACGACGATCAGTGCGACTTTCCTTATCTGTTCGCCTCTGGCTTAGAAGGTTACGCCAAAGACGACCTTGATGCGGAAGGGGTAGATATGCAACCCCTATTTGAGGCAATTTTGCACCACGTCCCACCACCAGTAGGTAATCCTGATAAACCTCTACAATTGCAAGTCACAACGTTAGATTATTCTGAATATCTGGGACGCATTGTCATTGGTAGAATCCACAACGGTACGATCCGCATGGGTCAACAAGCGGCTTTAATTACCGAAACTGGTGAGATTGTAAAAGCCAAAGTCACTAAATTAATGGGCTTTGAAGGACTCAAGCGTATCGAATTGCAGGAAGCCTCTGCAGGAAACATTGTTGCAGTTGCAGGATTTGCGGATGCAAACATTGGAGAAACAATTACCTGTCCCAACGAACCGCAGGCGCTACCACTGATTAAAGTGGATGAACCTACATTGCAAATGACTTTCTCAGTGAATGATTCGCCATTTGCGGGACAAGAAGGAAATTTTGTTACTTCTAGACAATTACGCGATCGCCTATTCCGCGAATTGGAAACAAACGTAGCACTCCGCATTGAAGAAACCGATTCACCCGATAAATTCTTAGTGTCTGGTCGAGGTGAGTTACACTTGGGAATTTTAATTGAAACGATGCGACGCGAAGGATACGAGTTTCAAGTTTCTCAACCACAGGTGATTTATCGCGAAGTTAACGGACAACCCTGCGAACCTTACGAGTACTTGGTGCTAGATGTTCCGGAAGACGGTGTAGGCGGCTGTATCGAACGTCTCGGACAGCGTCGCGGCGAAATGCAAGATATGCAAGTTGGTGGTAATGGTCGCACGCAGTTAGAATTTGTGATTCCAGCGCGTGGCTTAGTCGGTTTTCGCGGTGAATTCATGCGTCTGACTCGCGGTGATGGCATTATGAATCACAGCTTCCTCGATTACCGCCCACTCAGCGGCGAAATTGAAGCGCGGCGTAATGGTGTATTAATTGCCTTTGAAGAAGGAACTGCAACTTTCTATGCGATGAAAAATGCCGAAGATCGCGGCGTCTTCTTTATTACTCCAGGCACTAAAGTTTACAAAGGAATGATTGTTGGCGAACACAACCGCCCGCAAGATTTAGAACTGAACGTTTGTAAGACAAAACAATTGACAAACCATCGGGCTTCTAGCGGTGAAGAACTAGTTCAGTTGCAAGCACCAATGGAAATGAGCTTAGAACGCGCTTTGGAGTATATTGGACCTGATGAATTAGTCGAAGTGACACCACAGTCAATCCGTCTGCGGAAAATGACGAAAAAACTAGCAAAGCGTTGA
- a CDS encoding DUF58 domain-containing protein, protein MTLNKQIADWLESHWVTPAYSGWVLIGVTSCFFGAAVNTMAGWLYVLSGLSFALLGIAAILPVRSLRNIKIRRAAIQPVSAGEALTVEVEIANETAHPKSLLQIQDLLPFILGKPVQAPLEVILPHQSYTWRYHHPTQQRGVYRWHTIQLRTAAPVGLFWCRRQQEIPATAVVYPTVLPLTACPIIDSVGQENHAKSYNQQQRVQLATEGLTRSLRPYRIGDPLRLIHWRSSARYGEFRVRELEMMTEGRELVICLDSAETWEEDCFEQAVIAAASLYFYARKQQLNVQLWTAATGLVEGNRTVLHTLAATNFNEAQVANLPQSRLIWLSQNALSLNKISPDSYWLLWGNDSIWQSKVVHNSFGLLIDKEQPLQLQLQQVVRVERSF, encoded by the coding sequence ATGACCCTCAACAAGCAAATTGCTGACTGGCTAGAGTCGCATTGGGTAACACCAGCATACAGTGGTTGGGTGCTCATTGGCGTCACTAGCTGTTTTTTTGGTGCCGCTGTCAATACAATGGCAGGGTGGCTGTATGTTTTAAGTGGCTTGAGTTTCGCCCTACTCGGAATCGCTGCGATTTTACCTGTACGATCGCTTCGCAATATCAAAATTCGTCGCGCTGCAATTCAACCCGTCAGCGCTGGTGAAGCATTAACTGTAGAAGTTGAAATCGCTAATGAAACAGCCCATCCCAAAAGTTTACTGCAAATTCAAGACTTACTTCCTTTTATTTTAGGTAAACCAGTTCAAGCACCGCTTGAAGTCATTCTGCCACATCAAAGTTACACCTGGAGATATCATCACCCTACACAACAGCGAGGTGTTTACCGCTGGCATACCATACAATTACGCACCGCTGCACCTGTAGGATTATTTTGGTGTCGCCGTCAGCAAGAAATACCTGCGACAGCCGTTGTCTATCCTACTGTTTTACCATTAACAGCGTGTCCGATTATTGATAGCGTTGGTCAAGAGAATCATGCCAAGTCGTATAACCAACAACAGCGCGTGCAATTAGCGACTGAAGGATTAACGCGATCGCTGCGTCCTTATCGCATAGGCGATCCTCTACGACTAATTCACTGGCGCAGTAGCGCGCGTTATGGAGAATTTCGCGTTAGAGAATTAGAAATGATGACAGAAGGGCGCGAACTTGTGATTTGCTTAGATAGTGCAGAAACTTGGGAGGAAGATTGTTTTGAACAAGCCGTTATTGCTGCTGCATCTTTATATTTTTATGCACGAAAGCAGCAATTAAATGTACAACTTTGGACGGCTGCAACAGGTTTAGTTGAAGGAAATCGAACTGTTTTACACACTTTAGCGGCAACAAATTTTAATGAAGCACAAGTTGCAAATTTACCTCAAAGTCGTCTTATTTGGTTGAGTCAAAATGCACTGAGTTTGAATAAAATTTCTCCTGATAGCTACTGGTTATTATGGGGAAATGATTCAATTTGGCAATCGAAAGTGGTTCATAATTCTTTTGGTCTTTTGATTGATAAAGAACAGCCGTTGCAACTCCAATTGCAACAAGTTGTGCGAGTGGAGCGCAGTTTTTGA
- a CDS encoding ferredoxin thioredoxin reductase catalytic beta subunit, giving the protein MKPTDSSNLSTDKSLEAMWQFAQTYAKRTGTYFCAEPSVTAVVIEGLAKHKDDLGSPLCPCRHYEDKQAEASAAFWNCPCVPMRERKECHCMLFLTPDNEFAGKHQEIPLDTIKEVRSSMG; this is encoded by the coding sequence ATGAAACCCACAGATAGCAGCAACTTATCAACGGACAAAAGTTTGGAAGCAATGTGGCAGTTCGCGCAAACTTATGCTAAGCGTACGGGAACTTACTTTTGCGCTGAACCTTCGGTGACTGCTGTCGTTATTGAAGGACTGGCAAAACATAAGGACGATTTAGGTTCTCCTTTGTGTCCTTGCCGTCATTATGAAGATAAACAAGCCGAGGCTAGTGCAGCATTTTGGAATTGTCCGTGCGTTCCTATGCGCGAACGTAAAGAGTGCCACTGCATGCTGTTTCTTACCCCAGATAATGAATTTGCTGGGAAGCATCAGGAGATACCTTTAGATACGATAAAAGAAGTCCGCTCTAGCATGGGATGA
- a CDS encoding DUF309 domain-containing protein produces the protein MNESIPDQFWEGVEQFNTRQFYTCHDTLEALWMEATEPEKTFYQGILQLAVALYHLGNANWRGAVILLGEGIHRLQGYLPIFSGIDVAELVDASSHLLAQLQQAGPEKVRDWVVTEEFNANSDLLPIITTVQPE, from the coding sequence ATGAACGAATCAATACCAGATCAATTCTGGGAAGGTGTAGAGCAATTTAATACTCGACAGTTCTACACCTGTCACGATACGCTAGAAGCTCTGTGGATGGAAGCAACAGAGCCAGAGAAAACGTTTTATCAAGGGATCTTACAGCTTGCTGTGGCGCTCTACCACTTGGGTAATGCGAACTGGCGAGGGGCAGTCATTTTACTGGGAGAAGGGATTCATCGATTACAAGGCTACTTGCCAATTTTTAGTGGTATCGATGTTGCAGAATTGGTAGATGCGAGTAGTCATTTGTTAGCACAATTGCAACAAGCAGGACCTGAAAAAGTTCGTGATTGGGTAGTAACTGAAGAATTTAACGCAAATTCAG